One stretch of Pomacea canaliculata isolate SZHN2017 linkage group LG11, ASM307304v1, whole genome shotgun sequence DNA includes these proteins:
- the LOC112575377 gene encoding 60S ribosomal protein L35-like: MGKVKAKDLRGKKKDELMKQLEDLKQELQSLRVAKVTGGAASKLAKIHTVRKSIARLLTVMNQTKKENLRKFYRPKKYRPKDLRPKKTRALRRALTSYELSLKTKKQQRKERLYPQRKFAVRE; this comes from the exons ATG GGCAAGGTCAAGGCTAAAGATCTACGTggaaagaaaaaggatgagCTGATGAAGCAGCTCGAGGACCTAAAGCAG gagCTGCAGTCCCTTCGCGTTGCTAAAGTAACAGGGGGAGCAGCTTCCAAGCTTGCCAAgat CCACACCGTGCGCAAGTCTATTGCTCGTCTTTTGACTGTAATGAACCAGACCAAAAAGGAGAACTTGAGAAAATTCTACCGCCCCAAGAAGTACCGTCCTAAGGATCTTCGACCCAAAAAGACACGTGCCCTGCGACGAGCCCTGACATCATATGAGCTGTCCCTTaagacaaagaaacagcagCGCAAAGAGCGCTTGTACCCACAGCGAAAATTTGCAGTTCGAGAATAA
- the LOC112575376 gene encoding actin-related protein 2/3 complex subunit 5-like, which translates to MAKNTGASKFRKVDVDQYDEERFQDDDTATDTGDQGPNDTEVSNLLAQGKHQEALLLVLNSAPLGSKSQALKDRAANTVLRVLTSFKSADVERAVKSLDSKNIDTLMKYIYRGFESPSDGSSAVLLTWHEKVFAVGGLGSIVRVLTDRKRV; encoded by the exons ATGGCAAAGAACACAGGAGCTAGTAAATTTAGAAAGGTGGACGTAGACCAATATGACGAAGAAAGATTTCAAGACGATGATACAGCCACAGATACTGGAGATCAAGGACCAAACGACACGGAAGTTAGCAACTTGTTAGCTCA AGGTAAACACCAGGAAGCCTTGTTACTTGTGTTGAACAGTGCTCCACTGGGTTCCAAAAGTCAAGCACTGAAG GATCGAGCAGCAAACACAGTACTGCGGGTGTTGACATCATTCAAGTCTGCAGACGTGGAACGGGCCGTGAAGTCGTTGGATAGCAAGAATATTGACACTctaatgaaatatatttaccGGGGATTCGAGTCACCTTCTGATGGTAGCAGTGCAGTATTGCTGACCTGGCATGAAAAG GTATTTGCTGTTGGGGGACTTGGCAGCATAGTGCGAGTGTTGACAGATCGGAAAAGAGTATGA